One segment of Babesia bigemina genome assembly Bbig001, chromosome : II DNA contains the following:
- a CDS encoding membrane protein, putative, with translation MTNLGGVSVLCLCLAQAVASLTQYEERYGSQLRRLPADEIVEEPLNKLAFGSCQKIELNPKRIYDAITRYDPDMFLYTGDIVYAPNGCCEPHCLKHEYNRLNASPVYRDFAASMKRMDGIYDDHDLGINDGHIKYEHREFSQEYLLDFFNKPADHYRRKRTGSYFSMLFRDPEQPKRAVKLIVLDVRYHRDCYYYCSCHTCLWRRMHFNKYFFARTINYLFGFGCNHPGDTLGAEQWRWLEGQLHDSEAEAHVIVSSIQVFTRYPITESWGLLPDAKDRLLQLLLTTKPKNPIFLSGDVHWGELNEKDGVVEVTSSSLTHSFLEQNKSPYRPFALALYMFKRNTFMYNNFGGLEFEYDAKADALKWSAKLFDKDGQTVRHFANDPARDPLSIYRNVESKSRTFFKMDRMVKCRSIVWKLVLIYVFLCVLSWMVLTPYIALRAVHRRVFGTRKRKTN, from the exons ATGACGAATTTGGGCGGCGTGTCAGTATTATGCCTCTGTCTGGCGCAGGCTGTTGCGTCCTTGACGCAGTACGAGGAGCGTTACGGATCgcagctgcgccgcctCCCGGCGGACGAGATTGTCGAGGAGCCTTTGAACAAGCTCGCCTTCGGCAGCTGCCAGAAGATAGAGCTCAACCCCAAACGCATCTATGATGCCATTACGCGTTACGACCCCGACATGTTCTTGTATACGGGGGATATTGTCTACGCTC CCAACGGATGCTGCGAGCCGCACTGCTTGAAACATGAGTACAACCGTCTGAACGCGTCGCCGGTCTATCGCGATTTCGCGGCCTCCATGAAGCGGATGGACGGCATATACGATGACCACGATCTGG GCATCAACGACGGCCACATTAAGTACGAACATCGTGAATTCAGCCAGGAGTACCTGCTGGACTTCTTTAATAAGCCGGCAGATCACTACCGGAGGAAGCGCACTGGCTCCTACTTCTCCATGCTCTTCCGCGACCCGGAGCAGCCTAAGCGTGCCGTCAAGCTGATAGTGCTCGACGTGCGATACCACCGTGACTGCTACTACTACTGCTCATGCCACACGTGCCTGTGGAGACGGATGCACTTCAATAAGTACTTCTTCGCGAGAACGATCAACTACCTGTTCGG GTTCGGCTGCAACCACCCTGGAGACACGCTGGGTGCGGAACAGTGGCGCTGGCTGGAGGGGCAGCTGCACGACTCCGAGGCTGAGGCGCATGTGATTGTGTCGTCAATACAGGTTTTCACGCGCTACCCCATCACCGAGAGCTGGGGGCTGCTGCCCGATGCAAAGGACAGgcttctgcagctgctgctcaccACCAAGCCCAAGAATCCCATTTTCCTCTCGGGCGACGTGCACTGGGGTGAGCTAAATGAGAAAGAC GGAGTTGTCGAGGTCACATCAAGCAGCCTCACGCACTCGTTCCTGGAACAAAACAAGTCGCCGTACCGCCCGTTCGCCCTGGCCTTGTACATGTTCAAGCGCAACACGTTCATGTACAACAACTTCGGAGGCCTCGAGTTCGAATACGACGCTAAAGCAG ACGCGCTGAAATGGAGCGCCAAGCTCTTCGACAAGGATGGGCAAACAGTTCGCCACTTCGCCAACGACCCTGCGCGAGACCCCCTGTCCATCTACCGCAACGTCGAAAGCAAGAGCAGAACGTTTTTCAAAATGGATCGCATGGTGAAGTGCCGGAGTATAGTGTGGAAACTGGTCCTGATTTACGTCTTTCTCTGTGTGCTGTCCTGGATGGTGCTCACACCCTATATCGCGTTGCGTGCCGTTCACCGCCGTGTATTCGGTACACGGAAGCGCAAAACAAATTAA